The Xiphophorus couchianus chromosome 5, X_couchianus-1.0, whole genome shotgun sequence genome includes a region encoding these proteins:
- the LOC114144070 gene encoding kallikrein 1-related peptidase b11-like isoform X2, producing MALLKVLLLLELGVAVNSVSLQKRIIGGQTCRDDERQYHVNIFRSNGKKHYMCGGSLISDQWVLTATHCWESDRGWVNEVHVGVHPKTAAKMTYTITQHKIYRDCNGREHEIMLLKLSEKTTIRPIKLPDCPDTLLLGTKVQIAGYGPTRVGIFNSRIIHLSDDLQCAELKIDKNDKMEEGDSGGGWVFRNRLYGVHAFSGDSSYAHATPTGFMDVCAYKKWIDDTINPII from the exons gctgctgctggagctgg GTGTTGCAGTGAACTCAGTGTCTCTGCAGAAGAGAATCATTGGAGGTCAGACCTGTAGAGACGATGAACGTCAGTATCATGTGAATATCTTTAGATCTAATGGAAAAAAGCATTATATGTGTGGAGGATCTCTGATCAGTGATCAGTGGGTTCTGACTGCAACTCACTGCTGGGAGTCAGATCGAGGATG GGTTAATGAGGTACATGTAGGAGTTCATCCTAAAACAGCTGCAAAGATGACTTACACAATCACTCAACATAAAATTTATAGAGACTGCAACGGTCGTGAACATGAGATTATGCTCCTGAAGctgtcagaaaaaacaacaatccgACCAATCAAACTGCCTGACTGTCCAGATACTCTCCTACT cGGCACCAAGGTTCAGATTGCAGGTTATGGACCAACAAGAGTTGGCATTTTCAACAGTAGAA TCATACATCTTTCTGATGATCTTCAGTGTGCCGAGTTAAAGATTGATAAAAATGACAAGATGGAAGAG GGCGACTCTGGTGGAGGATGGGTGTTCAGGAACAGGCTTTATGGCGTCCATGCCTTCTCTGGAGATTCTTCGTATGCACACGCTACACCAACTGGTTTCATGGACGTCTGTGCCTACAAGAAGTGGATAGATGACACAATTAATCCAATTATATAA
- the LOC114144070 gene encoding arginine esterase-like isoform X1 translates to MALLKVLLLLELGVAVNSVSLQKRIIGGQTCRDDERQYHVNIFRSNGKKHYMCGGSLISDQWVLTATHCWESDRGWVNEVHVGVHPKTAAKMTYTITQHKIYRDCNGREHEIMLLKLSEKTTIRPIKLPDCPDTLLLGTKVQIAGYGPTRVGIFNSRIIHLSDDLQCAELKIDKNDKMEEVLSRCKYFKYSYQNWYSAKTTKKDTSAGDSGGGWVFRNRLYGVHAFSGDSSYAHATPTGFMDVCAYKKWIDDTINPII, encoded by the exons gctgctgctggagctgg GTGTTGCAGTGAACTCAGTGTCTCTGCAGAAGAGAATCATTGGAGGTCAGACCTGTAGAGACGATGAACGTCAGTATCATGTGAATATCTTTAGATCTAATGGAAAAAAGCATTATATGTGTGGAGGATCTCTGATCAGTGATCAGTGGGTTCTGACTGCAACTCACTGCTGGGAGTCAGATCGAGGATG GGTTAATGAGGTACATGTAGGAGTTCATCCTAAAACAGCTGCAAAGATGACTTACACAATCACTCAACATAAAATTTATAGAGACTGCAACGGTCGTGAACATGAGATTATGCTCCTGAAGctgtcagaaaaaacaacaatccgACCAATCAAACTGCCTGACTGTCCAGATACTCTCCTACT cGGCACCAAGGTTCAGATTGCAGGTTATGGACCAACAAGAGTTGGCATTTTCAACAGTAGAA TCATACATCTTTCTGATGATCTTCAGTGTGCCGAGTTAAAGATTGATAAAAATGACAAGATGGAAGAGGTATTGTCAAGATGCAAGTACTTTAAGTACAGTTACCAGAATTGGTACAGTGCGAAAACCACCAAGAAGGACACATCTGCT GGCGACTCTGGTGGAGGATGGGTGTTCAGGAACAGGCTTTATGGCGTCCATGCCTTCTCTGGAGATTCTTCGTATGCACACGCTACACCAACTGGTTTCATGGACGTCTGTGCCTACAAGAAGTGGATAGATGACACAATTAATCCAATTATATAA